The following are encoded in a window of Harmonia axyridis chromosome 7, icHarAxyr1.1, whole genome shotgun sequence genomic DNA:
- the LOC123684263 gene encoding glycine-rich protein 5-like, producing MRAFQVIALVLAAAALTSCEEAKKQEKRGLIGLGYGYGSGLSHGGSGLSGAYGLSGGYALGGYGLGSGLGGLGGGLGGGLGGGLGGGINTVTTINRAVPVPVPQPYPVTVNRPVPVPVAQPVPVPVDRPVAVPVPQPYPVTVNRPYPVEVPRPYPVPHAVPVPVRVPHPVPVSVPAPYPVNVPVPQPVAVPVAVSVGGGIGGGFGRGLGGGYGLGGGYGLGSGLGGHGIISGGYGSLSGGHGYISHH from the exons ATGAGGGCATTCCAA gTGATAGCTTTGGTTCTCGCCGCCGCTGCTTTAACCTCTTGCGAGGAGGCTAAAAAGCAAGAAAAGAGAGGCCTTATCGGTCTAGGATACGGATATGGCAGTGGCCTCAGTCATGGAGGATCAGGCCTATCTGGTGCCTATGGCCTCTCCGGTGGGTACGCCCTTGGAGGTTATGGACTTGGATCTGGACTGGGAGGACTTGGAGGTGGATTGGGAGGTGGATTAGGAGGTGGACTAGGAGGCGGAATCAACACAGTTACTACCATCAACAGAGCAGTCCCAGTTCCAGTTCCCCAACCTTACCCAGTAACTGTGAATCGTCCAGTACCAGTTCCAGTGGCTCAACCCGTTCCAGTTCCAGTAGATCGTCCAGTAGCAGTTCCAGTTCCCCAACCCTACCCAGTTACCGTCAACCGTCCATACCCTGTCGAAGTACCACGTCCATACCCAGTACCACATGCAGTACCTGTACCTGTCAGAGTACCCCATCCAGTACCTGTATCTGTACCAGCCCCATACCCTGTAAATGTACCAGTACCTCAACCCGTTGCTGTACCAGTAGCTGTCAGTGTTGGTGGTGGCATTGGAGGAGGATTTGGGCGTGGTCTTGGAGGCGGTTATGGTCTTGGAGGTGGATATGGTCTTGGTTCCGGACTAGGTGGACATGGAATCATTTCTGGAGGTTATGGATCCCTTTCTGGTGGTCATGGATACATCTCTCATCACTAA
- the LOC123685412 gene encoding kinesin-like protein costa, with protein sequence MDINIETAVRICPISCRNSEDNGINRMIGLHTNGTNSIQLANTQRFPVNYAFPPHTSQAVLYNTIVTPSMNFFIEGCDISVVAVGQSGTGKTYSLFGPGFHFAASEAEHGIIPRFIRDLFSKIKQYRDKTFTITIGWSQICGETVQDLLGSGLVECTDILEAFHLIQLGMSNTGPKFAHTLFTITLYQEWTIESTVQHRISTASFTDLGSSEKVLIYDNNGLVQSVPTDPGLMALQQCINALSEPHYSNFNINNIPYDQSVLTKLLKDSFGGRSKTVLLCTVSPFIEDFAESLYTLQLALRSQAIKNFVTVNSYTMYQNIEENSDVFSLQFAANQLLKLVKNAEDLFQKVLTNSALPKSLLEQISHWLTFKQECEECLNDNCEPHRSLDIIEEEEAEDYMSCNTIHSSDSEGIDEEQEDNSEKIMENFEDLLKNFSSLTDELVSNYYRDYFDVNVSGKESSCISSTENHIKGARGRRVSIHSFAELKNSVSINNNKICEELEVHTDDKIGETDNMTYEMKKKLLKKIVTAIQGYQKQIEDLQKTIQVKEKLMQQLIKNKNIKNNARMKLEQKCQKLLKEYDKMMAALTQAEINKDSDSEKKYQLKLTELKKKIKDAESLKNLTEESNKKLQEVENSVHTSKKQLEKLKKCKRKEEKRRIMYETQLKEDKKKIETSQDSLEKQKNSVETKNSNENKQLVVMTHPAVLNLPFENRDSLRHEIRNLRKTRDYLLEQKYMIDTKLSNNKILNEYEERKLLQYEEAIEAIDLAMEFKNEILCGHYPIVAKSLELIDDHGDKMLMDRLMKLNEAEMRILLYNYFQKIVDLRNSTKKLELEVIDIENQNENLSCRVQNLSYNLQQVRLESERRIIALQHQHENKLQLVMKHLANDNGDDRVVSRVSKHALAFQMAGTSKQGDKSLIARFTRYARQETVPKQLQATVSVPQAIVTRQKNKLFIQQTQK encoded by the coding sequence ATGGATATCAATATAGAAACTGCAGTAAGAATTTGCCCAATAAGTTGTCGGAATAGTGAAGATAATGGCATAAATAGGATGATAGGATTGCATACAAATGGGACTAACTCTATTCAGTTGGCAAATACTCAAAGGTTTCCAGTAAATTATGCCTTTCCACCTCATACTAGCCAAGCTGTTTTGTACAATACAATTGTAACACCTTCAATGAATTTCTTCATAGAAGGTTGTGATATATCGGTAGTGGCGGTTGGACAAAGTGGTACTGGCAAAACTTATTCATTATTTGGACCGGGATTTCATTTTGCTGCAAGTGAAGCTGAACATGGGATTATACCAAGATTTATTAGAGACTTATTTTCTAAGATCAAACAGTATCGAGataaaactttcacaataacTATTGGTTGGTCCCAAATATGTGGTGAAACAGTTCAAGATTTACTCGGTTCAGGCTTAGTGGAATGTACTGATATACTTGAAGCTTTCCATTTAATTCAATTAGGTATGTCAAATACAGGACCAAAATTTGCACACACCTTATTCACAATCACATTATATCAAGAATGGACAATAGAATCTACTGTTCAACACCGAATTTCAACAGCCAGTTTTACAGATTTGGGAAGTAGTGAAAAAGTTTTGATCTATGATAACAATGGACTTGTTCAGTCTGTACCAACTGATCCAGGACTTATGGCCTTACAACAATGTATCAATGCACTTTCTGAACCccattattcaaatttcaatatcaataatattccttatgATCAATCTGTGttaacaaaattattgaaagattCTTTTGGTGGTCGCTCTAAAACAGTATTATTATGTACTGTATCTCCTTTTATAGAAGATTTTGCAGAATCTTTATATACTTTACAGTTGGCACTAAGGTCACAGGCTATTAAGAATTTTGTCACTGTTAATTCATATACAATGTACCAAAATATTGAAGAGAATTCAGATGTTTTCAGTCTTCAATTTGCAGCCAATCAATTACTTAAATTAGTTAAAAATGCAGAGGATTTGTTCCAAAAGGTATTAACAAATTCAGCATTACCCAAAAGTTTGTTAGAACAGATATCCCATTGGTTAACTTTCAAACAAGAATGCGAGGAATGCTTAAATGACAACTGTGAGCCTCATAGATCATTAGATATAATTGAAGAGGAAGAAGCTGAGGATTACATGAGCTGTAATACAATACATAGTAGTGATAGTGAAGGAATAGATGAAGAACAGGAAGATAATTCAGAAAAgatcatggaaaattttgaggatttgttgaaaaatttctcCTCCCTAACTGATGAACTTGTTAGTAACTATTATCGtgattattttgatgtaaatGTCAGTGGTAAAGAAAGTTCCTGCATTTCCAGTACGGAAAATCATATAAAGGGAGCTAGAGGTCGTCGAGTTAGCATACATTCAtttgcagaattgaaaaattcagtttctatcaacaacaacaaaatatgTGAAGAACTGGAAGTTCATACTGATGATAAAATAGGTGAAACTGATAATATGACttatgaaatgaagaaaaaacttttgaaaaaaattgtaacagCTATTCAAGGTTACCAAAAACAAATTGAAGATTTACAGAAAACAATTCAGGTTAAAGAAAAATTGATGCAACAATTGATcaagaataaaaatataaaaaataatgctAGGATGAAACTAGAACAGAAATGTCAGAAATTGCTGAAAGAATATGATAAGATGATGGCTGCTCTTACTCAAGCTGAAATTAATAAAGACTCTGACTCTGAGAAAAAATATCAGTTAAAATTAACAGAactcaagaaaaaaatcaaagatgcggaatctttgaaaaatttgacagAGGAGAGtaataaaaaacttcaagaagTTGAAAATAGTGTTCATACATCCAAAAAACAGTtggagaaattgaaaaaatgtaaaaggaaagaagaaaaaaggagaATAATGTATGAAACTCAACTTAaagaagacaaaaaaaaaattgaaactagtCAAGACAGtttggaaaaacaaaaaaatagtgTTGAAACTaaaaattccaatgaaaataaGCAGTTGGTGGTTATGACTCATCCCGCAGTATTAAATTTGCCTTTCGAGAATAGAGATTCTCTTCGTCATGAAATAAGGAATCTAAGGAAGACCCGTGATTATTTACTTGAACAGAAATATATGATTGACaccaaattatcaaataataaaatattgaatgaatatgaagaaagaaaattgcttcaatatgaagaagcTATTGAAGCAATAGATTTGGCaatggaattcaaaaatgaaattctgtGTGGACATTATCCAATTGTGGCAAAATCTTTAGAGCTTATTGATGATCATGGTGACAAAATGTTAATGGATAGGCTAATGAAACTGAATGAAGCAGAAATGAGGATcctattatataattatttccaaaaaattgtaGATCTAAGGAACAGCACAAAAAAGTTGGAGCTTGAAGTAATTGATatagaaaatcaaaatgaaaatttgagttGTCGTGTTCAAAATTTGAGTTATAACCTGCAACAAGTTCGATTGGAGTCGGAGAGGCGAATTATAGCTTTACAACATCAACACGAGAATAAATTACAATTAGTTATGAAACATCTTGCTAATGATAATGGTGATGATAGAGTTGTTTCAAGGGTTTCCAAGCATGCCTTAGCATTCCAAATGGCAGGTACTAGCAAGCAAGGAGATAAAAGTCTGATTGCAAGGTTCACAAGATATGCCAGACAAGAAACAGTACCAAAGCAACTTCAAGCAACAGTATCAGTTCCTCAAGCAATTGTAACAAGGCAGAAGAACAAACTATTCATACAGCAAACCCAAAAGTAA
- the LOC123685411 gene encoding ectopic P granules protein 5 homolog, which yields MEQVRKKPLGKRRNKLRKTVNSHEVVHSQAEQISENPILSNEGSETMTNFHTNDSKDEDNSEMKNNFSQNTIVKSEIEHLNFKLSSTTINADDIKDRSDNVENKSEIQSAVYSAIRPYAETQLAAFYSNNELSMIENFSQQFIEAELQGLAIKSHSLYEMLCNYLDIRLKLIETNKEINQLKAEYVELKTKLWISSSENISSKGKCQHGDIVSVSHSYLKYSLNKSAWQSMQRILANIQKSILKNLSLYHFSAGKLKYQIEIYLQTIIAHCLNVTQLNKDKEIILNLQKEPEHWKPYLNDLRLCVSVLFAFQRKLIKDDQFIDETRAWLKRLIAVLLRVANYQDHLFLLNHVLRCPAGVGLWASSFVQTPLLQEFENPFMSYEINHVLAVLSIILSPVKDRDKFLGEVAQQNNEAQDALWVVIDSDGEEDEETSGTSLRENDLVALLNQLPLGSLFRALSLLKQRHNLDHYADQLTEQHILRFFAFSTLLLRIINKGLHTYNQPRYNQFAKRLSRLILHLVQYATDLWERFCSTQTIDDSAMMQRLQVEYDAFFFRAVYCLYSSQKLGAWQFLAVVPYNLVSSVTLWKIFFLLHGFNVEEQELFSSTNLRDFRARFDKEEFKDQFLDKLITLPDGEIYYLLNTFANIALARTEEELIIAATMDLLLIGFINEITQDVCSKTSRILLTHITSKHPHLLSRILKQVMENINYIQDLSLYLYEELPLAIWKVNNNDIDLLSRLIRTESESQIETKLARMIISRLNWDINGDGSLFLPYKIHCDIAMLVLQAVDETPAFTNWGWQTILRLKLHISDNGLKDIKMVADIDNYDILLKGIRERKPLHAFVALLMTSWGHLIPIICTNGFAQLLFLESQQKYEAVLFALYLIMPLFLNAQECIVNSLEFQEILSNLLYVDQSYISMAKSFIGAQNTVLQQFGNMIETQMNNYHNYNLDSPRILVRLWMNSLVSVEQWTRNYGVLYLLDVIIKASFFQKDAIEAATNVLKELLQDTTPQEQGGTISSIFKWVSASNQNVSLISSSLSPFPWLAYIMIGIEHEEREKKTGLWKELLQQLYSQKGKVNVDSAIKKAAGVLKINSVSSASLCIYRYAQLAMDTTIDHPIGVLIWQKFFELYFDAISTPGSFDRRSIGDKFFEGVINFAFLKKLKYRLQETKQYYQNKIYELEEAEDNWTLPLMQSGSKLYSAFALWLEEPRLHKANTFLRSFPFLYETDLLQVLFEGDKTPWYSYVAYNRVKAEQQESIRIWRISNFREHTNVNKPLLNPEGRSQSNDPIERMLSRIESYEHPKPAPTIEIEESVVPIVDTSSVRKMFHMLEKHFTILKFFAKDHSICVNTYESLNRSYQELIPMLYKLVHVVTKKVAKCNCKETKQRGSCAEVIINILYDESRLDERTNHLIQSNRHEYEFIFDLHSTPAPDIRNTAIAIEHTIKILQHQVQCDPSTRILGVELFYSILKLINEKTMNYLPTKTLFVDWLEKLGQSHLCGVESEISRLLDTILEEPNLGEFLAPHFAPGNTGTANLLLMYEKISNEIGQKYEISFALLSKFDIDKWLQNKKPKLNERSQFIELVVKGLSTLGTDPPVEALTLHGLYRKHLLSVFQFQFPEHYGEILVNLLRTCCETSNSCPVAISVWLDILNSLSFPTQIHPRNALRDQLRAYAQNQQKLNYREILETSELLSGHFTQERLQYGLYGLYPKCEQYLDIYCLLLGMSGHSLIISSLNVHQGLESDKMCEKIWPHIRDMFAPWIAPYSMQNLKDYMASWIQQLTDDRSVLLPWIPSNVNSAQKMLDCFKECILFLLHILPACSIILNYIWQWYVTTYAHGCIKEHILNSIHQTLLVLPWANFWPSLTDLEAMLRIVDQYLPECHQFLGQIFISVQWMNWMNQFINCPIQIKSRVYHCYISLLVKLSNEPNLRSQHVEKFNNLLVQSENLDWTMLDPVAYQNVMDWYIMSCDSNVIFKSDPLDLDVRVLQFLKTISGYDNVIEKCENPNISNRRYIYVRSFVKLISVYNSKNKLTVPSRESEISSMINNNIKHMECVVKSKEELNIILPELLNMLNVSPLGDISLKCFSHWISKKSGNSFVIHSLLHVSVKAVKNYEFIAQLYELCLECYFQNVNEHHQPSWTELRQYVKIVVNNQIELEQILLAKKSILTLNLILLEKINCCTDYQGLLNMCIDWLPKIKMGDSVENKIPLIWLGILNIALKYCEVDESAAGGCLYKFSQILLQIAEDKGNSSWGRGILSVIGISKADSVSLPFKFLCRALGGYILAQLPEMKGKPQIVRRHSNAPAKVGQPGGNTECAKILLKLDFGQSQGKLKEYAELALNEIQDPTNSLHNVADFLTLMTNEFSDKLYFKDLSRN from the exons ATGGAGCAAGTAAGAAAAAAGCCTTTGGGCAAG CGGAGGAATAAATTAAGAAAAACAGTAAACAGCCATGAGGTAGTTCACAGTCAAGCAGAACAAATAAGTGAAAACCCTATTTTGTCAAATGAAGGATCTGAAACCATGACCAATTTTCACACTAATGATTCAAAAGATGAAgacaattcagaaatgaaaaacaacTTCTCCCAAAATACTATTGTCAAATCTGAGATAGAACACCTCAATTTTAAACTTTCTTCTACTACAATTAATGCTGATGATATTAAAGACAGAAGTGacaatgttgaaaataaaagtgaAATACAGTCTGCTGTTTACAGTGCAATAAGACCTTATGCAGAAACGCAACTGGCAgctttttattcaaataatgaactaAGTATGATTGAGAATTTCTCACAACAATTCATTGAAGCTGAATTACAAGGTTTGGCAATAAAATCACACTCTTTATATGAGATGCTTTGTAATTATCTCGATATAAGACTAAAACTTATTGAAACCAATAAAGAGATCAACCAGCTGAAGGCAGAATATGTAGAATTAAAGACAAAACTATGGATTTCaagttctgaaaatatttctagtAAAGGAAAATGTCAACATGGAGACATAGTCAGTGTTTCACATTCATATTTGAAGTATAGTTTGAATAAGTCTGCTTGGCAGAGTATGCAGAGGATATTAGCTAATATACAGAAAAGTATTCTAAAAAATCTATCATTGTATCATTTTTCAGCAGGAAAACTTAAATATCAG attgaaatatatttacaaaCAATAATTGCACATTGTTTGAATGTCACCCAATTAAATAAAGACAAAGAAATTATATTGAACCTACAGAAAGAACCTGAACATTGGAAACCCTATTTGAATGATTTGAGGCTATGTGTATCTGTTTTATTTGCATTTCAAAGGAAACTTataaaagatgatcagtttatAGATGAAACTAGAGCATGGTTGAAACGTCTCATTGCTGTTCTATTAAGAGTTGCGAATTATCAAGACCATCTGTTTTTATTGAACCATGTTTTAAG ATGTCCAGCAGGAGTGGGTCTTTGGGCTTCTAGTTTTGTGCAAACACCTCTTTTACAAGAATTTGAAAATCCATTTATGAGTTATGAAATTAACCATGTTTTGGCAGTTTTATCTATAATTCTATCACCTGTAAAAGACAGAGATAAATTTTTAGGAGAg gtTGCCCAACAGAACAATGAAGCTCAAGATGCTTTATGGGTAGTTATAGATTCTGATggagaagaagatgaagaaaccTCTGGAACTTCTTTGAGGGAAAATGATTTAGTGGCTCTCTTAAATCAGTTACCACTAGGATCATTATTTAGAGCGTTATCATTATTGAAACAGAGACATAATTTG gatcACTATGCAGATCAACTAACAGAACAACACATTCTTCGATTTTTTGCATTTTCCACCTTACTCCTAAGAATAATCAACAAAGGCCTTCATACATACAATCAACCAAGATATAATCAATTTGCAAAGAGACTCAGTCGTTTAATTCTTCATTTAGTACAATATGCCACAGATCTATGGGAAAGATTTTGTTCGACGCAAACCATTGACGATTCCGCAATGATGCAAAGGTTACAAGTAGAATATGACGCTTTTTTCTTTAGGGCTGTGTACTGTTTATACTCTTCACAGAAATTAGGTGCATGGCAGTTTCTTGCAGTTGTACCTTACAACTTAGTTTCATCAGTAACTTtgtggaaaattttctttctaCTTCATGGTTTTAATGTTGAAGAGCAGGAATTGTTTTCATCCACAAATTTGAGAGATTTTAGAGCTCGTTTTGACAAGGAAGAATTCAAAGATCAATTTCTGGATAAACTCATTACTTTACCTGATGGCGAAATTTACTATTTGCTGAATACTTTTGCAAATATTGCATTGGCAAGAACTGAAGAAGAATTAATAATTGCTGCTACAATGGACTTACTTCTA ATTGGCTTCATCAATGAAATAACTCAAGATGTATGTTCAAAAACATCTAGAATTTTATTGACACATATCACATCAAAACATCCTCATCTACTCTCAAGAATATTGAAACAAGTTATGGAAAACATCAATTATATACAGGATCTATCACTATATTTATATGAGGAACTACCTTTAGCAATTTGGAAAGTAAATAACAATGATATTGACTTACTGTCGAGACTCATTAGGACTGAGTCTGAGTCTCAAATTGAAACTAAATTAGCAAGAATGATAATATCTCGATTAAACTGGGATATAAATGGAGATGGTAGTTTATTTTTGCCTTATAAAATTCACTGTGATATAGCGATGCTAGTTTTGCAAGCTGTTGATGAAACACCTGCTTTTACTAATTGGGGCTGGCAAACAATTTTAAGGTTAAAATTACATATTAGTGATAATGGACTGAAAGATATCAAAATGGTTGCGGATATTGACAACTATGATATTCTTCTTAAAG GTATAAGAGAGAGAAAACCTCTGCATGCATTTGTAGCTCTACTAATGACTTCTTGGGGTCACCTGATTCCAATCATATGTACCAATGGCTTTGCCCAACTACTTTTTCTCGAATCTCAACAAAAATATGAAGCAGTTCTATTTGCCCTCTACTTGATAATGCCCCTTTTTTTGAATGCGCAAGAATGTATTGTGAACTCCCTTGAATTTCAAGAGATATTATCTAATCTACTTTATGTCGATCAGAGCTATATATCAATGGCTAAATCATTCATTGGTGCACAGAATACAGTATTGCAACAATTCGGAAATATGATAGAAACTCAAATGAATAATTACCATAATTATAACTTGGACAGTCCTAGAATATTGGTTAGATTATGGATGAATTCATTGGTTTCTGTGGAGCAATGGACTAGAAACTATGGGGTATTATATTTGTTAGACGTGATAATTAAAGCGTCTTTCTTTCAAAAAGATGCCATAGAAGCTGCCacaaatgttttgaaagaaCTTTTGCAG GATACAACACCCCAAGAACAAGGAGGAACAATAAGCTCTATTTTTAAATGGGTGTCTGCTTCGAATCAGAATGTTTCATTAATATCAAGTTCTTTATCACCATTTCCTTGGTTGgcttatataatgataggaatAGAGCATGAGgaacgagaaaaaaaaactggacTTTGGAAGGAATTACTTCAGCAACTTTATTCTCAGAAAGGAAAAGTAAATGTGGATTCAGCTATAAAA aaaGCTGCTGGAGTACTTAAAATTAATTCAGTATCTTCGGCTTCTTTGTGCATATACAGGTATGCTCAACTGGCCATGGATACAACTATTGATCATCCCATAGGTGTACTAATTTGGCAgaaattttttgagttatattttgACGCAATATCAACTCCCGG GTCTTTTGATAGAAGAAGTATTGGAGACAAATTTTTTGAAGGAGTCATAAATTTTGCTTtcctcaaaaaattaaaatatcgcCTGCAAGAAAccaaacaatattatcaaaataaaatttatgaattggaAGAAGCAGAAGATAATTGGACTCTCCCATTAATGCAATCTGGTTCTAA ATTATACAGTGCTTTTGCACTATGGCTGGAAGAACCAAGATTGCATAAAGCTAATACATTTCTTCGCAGTTTTCCATTTTTATATGAAACAGATCTCCTACAGGTTTTATTTGAAGGTGATAAG ACACCCTGGTATTCTTATGTTGCCTACAATAGAGTTAAAGCTGAACAACAAGAATCTATCAGGATATGGAGAATATCCAACTTCAGAGAACATACAAATGTTAACAAACCCCTTCTAAACCCTGAAGGACGTTCTCAAAGTAATGACCCTATCGAGAGAATGTTGAGCAGAATTGAATCATATGAGCATCCAAAACCAGCTCCTAcaattgaaattgaagaatCTGTAGTTCCTATAGTGGATACTAGTTCAGTGAGAAAGATGTTCCACATGTTGGAAAAACACtttacaattttgaaattttttgctaA GGACCACTCCATATGTGTAAATACATATGAATCGCTCAACAGATCTTATCAAGAATTAATACCAATGCTTTATAAATTGGTACACGTGGTAACAAAGAAGGTGGCTAAATGTAATTGTAAAGAAACAAAACAAAGAGGAAGTTGTGCAGAAGTaatcatcaatattttatatgat GAAAGTAGGTTAGATGAAAGGACAAACCATCTCATCCAATCGAACCGACATgaatatgaatttatttttgatttacaTTCTACACCTGCACCAGATATTCGTAACACGGCAATTGCTATTGAACATACTATCAA GATTCTTCAACATCAAGTCCAATGTGATCCCTCAACAAGAATTTTAGgagttgaattattttatagcatcttgaaattgattaatgaAAAAACCATGAATTATTTACCAACCAAAACTTTATTCGTTGATTGGTTAGAAAAATTGGGACAA TCACATCTTTGTGGAGTAGAATCCGAAATTTCAAGACTTTTGGATACAATTCTGGAGGAACCAAACTTAGGAGAATTTTTAGCTCCTCATTTTGCTCCAGGGAACACTGGTACAGCCAATTTATTATTAatgtatgaaaaaatatcaaatgaaattgggcaaaaatatgaaatatcattTGCCCTGTTATCCAAG TTTGATATAGATAAATGGCTGCAAAACAAAAAACCTAAGTTAAATGAGCGTTCTCAATTCATAGAATTAGTTGTGAAAGGACTCTCAACCTTGGGAACTGATCCACCAGTTGAAGCATTAACTCTCCATGGATTGTACAGAAAACATTTACTCTctgtatttcaatttcaatttccagAACATTATGGTGAAATATTAGTAAATCTTTTACGAACCTGTTGTGAAACATCTAACTCCTGCCCGGTTGCTATTTCTGTGTGGTTAGATATACTCAACTCACTGTCGTTTCCAACACAAATACATCCAAGGAATGCTTTAAGAGATCAGTTGAGGGCTTATGcccaaaatcaacaaaaactgaACTATCGAGAAATTTTGGAAACTTCAGAACTATTATCAGGACATTTCACTCAAGAAAGGTTGCAGTATGGCCTTTACGGTTTATATCCCAAATGTGAACAATAtttggatatttattgcttacTTTTGGGTATGTCTGGCCACTCTTTGATAATAAGCTCGCTAAATGTGCATCAGGGATTAGAATCGGATAAAATGTGTGAAAAAATATGGCCGCATATAAGAGATATGTTTGCACCTTGGATAGCACCATACTCAATGCAGAACCTGAAAGATTATATGGCTTCTTGGATACAGCAATTGACTGATGACAGATCAGTACTTCTACCTTGGATCCCTTCTAATGTTAATTCGGCGCAGAAAATGTTAGATTGTTTCAAGGAGTGTATATTATTCTTACTACATATTCTTCCAG CTTGTTCTATAATTCTCAATTATATTTGGCAATGGTATGTAACTACTTATGCTCATGGCTGTATTAAAGAGCATATACTCAACAGTATTCATCAGACATTGTTAGTGCTTCCGTGGGCTAATTTTTGGCCATCATTAACCGATTTGGAAGCAATGTTGAGA ATAGTAGATCAGTATTTACCGGAATGCCATCAATTTTTGggacaaatattcatttcagtgCAATGGATGAACtggatgaatcaattcattaactGTCCAATTCAGATCAAGTCCAGAGTGTACCATTGCTATATTAGCCTATTGGTTAAACTCTCCAATGAGCCAAACTTAAGAAGTCAGCATGTTGAGAAATTTAACAATCTTCTCGTTCAATCAGAAAATTTAGATTGGACCATGTTAGACCCTGTTGCCTATCAAAATGTAATGGATTGGTACATAATGAGTTGTGATTCTAATGTTATTTTCAAAAGTGATCCCTTGGACCTAGATGTTAGAGTATTACA GTTCCTGAAGACTATTTCTGGATACGATAATGTGATAGAAAAGTGTGAAAACCCAAATATTTCGAATAGGAGATACATATATGTCAGGAGTTTTGTGAAACTAATATCAGTGTATAATAGTAAAAATAAACTGACAGTACCTTCTAGAGAAAGTGAAATTTCTTCTATGATAAACAATAATATTAAACACATGGAGTGTGTCGTCAAGTCCAAAGAAGAGTTGAATATCATTTTACCAGAACTTCTCAATATGCTGAATGTTAGtcctttaggagatataagttTAAAATGTTTCTCTCATtggatttcaaaaaaatcagGAAACAGTTTTGTTATACATTCTTTGTTACATGTTTCTGTGAAGGCTGTGAAGAATTATGAATTTATAGCACAACTTTATGAATTATGTTTAGAATGCTACTTTCAGAATG TCAATGAACATCACCAACCCTCTTGGACAGAACTGAGGCAGTATGTTAAAATAGTGGTTAACAATCAAATCGAACTGGAGCAAATTTTACTTGCCAAAAAAAGTATTCTCACATTAAACCTAATACTTCTAGAAAAGATTAATTGTTGCACCGACTACCAAGGATTACTCAATATGTGTATAGATTGGTTACCAAAAATTAAAATGGG TGATTCAGTGGAAAATAAAATACCACTGATATGGCTTGGAATATTGAATATTGCACTCAAATATTGTGAAGTGGATGAATCAGCTGCAGGCGGATGTTTGTataaattttctcaaatattgtTGCAAATAGCGGAAGATAAAGGAAATTCCAGTTGGGGTAGAGGCATCTTAAGTGTGATTGGAATCAGTAAAGCAGATTCTGTATCTTTACC GTTTAAATTTCTTTGCCGGGCTTTAGGAGGTTATATTCTTGCTCAATTGCCTGAAATGAAAGGCAAACCTCAAATAGTTAGAAGACATTCGAATGCCCCTGCTAAAGTGGGTCAACCAGGTGGGAATACGGAGTGTGCAAAGATTCTTTTAAAATTAGACTTTGGCCAATCTCAAggaaaattgaaggaatatGCAGAGTTGGCATTAAATGAG ATTCAAGATCCGACGAACTCGTTACATAATGTGGCAGATTTTCTTACTCTAATGACTAACGAGTTTTCtgataaattatattttaaagATCTAAGCAGGAATTGA